A genome region from Hevea brasiliensis isolate MT/VB/25A 57/8 chromosome 7, ASM3005281v1, whole genome shotgun sequence includes the following:
- the LOC110640678 gene encoding uncharacterized protein LOC110640678, giving the protein MRRLEEAAPNLLPSLFSSEIFSSFTFLSQNLDPISFLPKNSMVGPSLDSTKHHLKPPSSSTIKFLCSYGGKIIPRYPDGILRYHGGETRVLAVDRSISFSELLLKLEELCGKRVSLRCQLPKEDLDALVSITSDEDLANLIEEYDRAAIPKIRAFLCMPKKISPPVSSSSSSSSSTSSLSSPSNSYVATVGSTASTSTPRRYHQISKPVAYPVKKILPHPHYGYHVHGHPSHAYMVHNGNHWQ; this is encoded by the exons ATGCGTAGGCTTGAAGAGGCAGCTCCAAATCTGCTACCGAGCCTCTTCTCTTCTGAAATCTTCTcttcttttacttttctatctcaaAATCTGGACCCCATTTCTTTTTTACCCAAAAACAGCATGGTTGGACCTTCCCTGGACAGCACCAAGCACCATCTCAAACCGCCGTCCTCCTCTACCATCAAGTTCCTTTGCAGCTACGGCGGCAAGATCATTCCCCGTTATCCTGACGGCATACTCCGTTATCATGGTGGCGAAACCCGCGTCCTCGCCGTGGACCGCTCCATTTCCTTCTCCG AGCTGTTGTTGAAGCTTGAGGAGTTGTGTGGGAAGAGAGTGAGTCTCCGTTGTCAGTTGCCAAAAGAGGATCTAGACGCTCTGGTATCGATCACCTCCGATGAGGATCTAGCTAATCTCATCGAGGAATACGATCGAGCTGCAATCCCAAAGATCAGGGCCTTCCTTTGCATGCCTAAAAAAATATCTCCTCCTGTTTCCTCTTCGTCgtcttcatcatcatcaacatCATCATTATCATCACCTTCTAATAGCTACGTTGCCACTGTTGGTTCAACGGCTTCAACTTCTACACCGAGACGCTACCATCAGATCTCGAAGCCTGTAGCGTATCCTGTGAAGAAGATTCTTCCTCATCCTCACTATGGCTACCATGTTCATGGACACCCTAGCCATGCCTACATGGTTCACAACGGGAATCATTGGCAATAG